In a genomic window of Telopea speciosissima isolate NSW1024214 ecotype Mountain lineage chromosome 5, Tspe_v1, whole genome shotgun sequence:
- the LOC122662570 gene encoding uncharacterized protein LOC122662570 yields MASNTNTTTPAHQVTERTNAEGLHETVVDTVDYRSYPGQDPQGQLKKENVEVIHQYNPDQEGSGPGAGVLGGAVAAVTNTIKSAKNAISGGGAARTGTGTGTTPDSLPISQGQPK; encoded by the exons ATGGCGTCCAACACGAACACCACCACCCCGGCTCATCAG GTGACTGAGAGAACAAACGCGGAAGGTTTACATGAGACAGTGGTGGATACTGTGGATTACAGGTCGTATCCAGGACAAGACCCACAAGGACAATTAAAGAAGGAGAACGTAGAGGTGATCCATCAGTACAATCCTGATCAAGAAGGTTCAGGACCCGGTGCCGGTGTTCTAGGTGGCGCTGTTGCCGCTGTTACGAATACCATCAAATCTGCAAAGAATGCCATTTCTGGCGGCGGCGCTGCCAGAACCGGCACCGGCACCGGCACCACCCCTGATTCACTGCCTATAAGTCAGGGACAACCAAAGTGA